A genomic stretch from Sebastes fasciatus isolate fSebFas1 chromosome 23, fSebFas1.pri, whole genome shotgun sequence includes:
- the cdnf gene encoding cerebral dopamine neurotrophic factor isoform X1 yields the protein MSVLSVAILLFFRGFTVSAEGDCEVCVDFLYRLYGSLTSAHRELTPPLVEDELIRACSTAQGKEARLCYYLGASSDAATRVTTSVSRPLASHVPVEKICQRLSSTDTQICQLRYEPQLKDLSSDGLNKLRVLELRNILASWGEECRGCLEKHEFVSLIQEKAPMHAAHSMEL from the exons ATGTCTGTGTTGTCCGTCGCCATTCTGCTGTTTTTCAGAGGCTTTACTGTTTCTGCTGAAGGCGACTGTGAAG tgtgtgtggaCTTCCTCTACAGACTCTATGGCAGTCTGACCTCGGCCCACAGAGAACTCACTCCGCCTCTGGTGGAGGACGAGCTGATCCGGGCCTGCAGCACCGCCCAGGGGAAGGAGGCGAGGCTG TGTTACTACCTCGGAGCCAGCAGCGATGCAGCAACCCGCGTCACAACATCAGTGTCTCGACCTCTGGCCTCCCACGTCCCCGTTGAGAAGATCTGCCAGCGCCTCAGCAGCACCGACACGCAGATCTGCCAGCTCAGATACG AGCCTCAGCTGAAGGATCTGAGCAGCGACGGGCTCAACAAGCTGAGAGTGTTGGAGCTGAGGAACATTTTAGCCTCGTGGGGAGAAGAGTGTCGAGGCTGTCTGGAGAAACACGAGTTTGTCAGCCTCATCCAGGAGAAAGCACCGATGCATGCTGCTCACAGCATGGAactatga
- the cdnf gene encoding cerebral dopamine neurotrophic factor isoform X2, which yields MKLLFRFPRTTSGGASVCVDFLYRLYGSLTSAHRELTPPLVEDELIRACSTAQGKEARLCYYLGASSDAATRVTTSVSRPLASHVPVEKICQRLSSTDTQICQLRYEPQLKDLSSDGLNKLRVLELRNILASWGEECRGCLEKHEFVSLIQEKAPMHAAHSMEL from the exons ATGAAGCTCCTCTTCCGGTTCCCACGAACAACTTCCGGCGGAGCTTCCG tgtgtgtggaCTTCCTCTACAGACTCTATGGCAGTCTGACCTCGGCCCACAGAGAACTCACTCCGCCTCTGGTGGAGGACGAGCTGATCCGGGCCTGCAGCACCGCCCAGGGGAAGGAGGCGAGGCTG TGTTACTACCTCGGAGCCAGCAGCGATGCAGCAACCCGCGTCACAACATCAGTGTCTCGACCTCTGGCCTCCCACGTCCCCGTTGAGAAGATCTGCCAGCGCCTCAGCAGCACCGACACGCAGATCTGCCAGCTCAGATACG AGCCTCAGCTGAAGGATCTGAGCAGCGACGGGCTCAACAAGCTGAGAGTGTTGGAGCTGAGGAACATTTTAGCCTCGTGGGGAGAAGAGTGTCGAGGCTGTCTGGAGAAACACGAGTTTGTCAGCCTCATCCAGGAGAAAGCACCGATGCATGCTGCTCACAGCATGGAactatga